The following DNA comes from Flammeovirgaceae bacterium.
GGGCCGCCCTCTTTGATTTGCTTTTTGAACAGGGGTATCACCGAGCCATTTGATCCCAGGACATTGCCAAACCGGGTGGTGACGAAAACCGTATTGCCCATTCCGGTGGATGACAGGTGGTTGTTCAGGGACTGGACATAAATCTCCGCAATCCTTTTGGAGCAGCCCATCACGTTTGTTGGGTTGACGGCCTTGTCCGTGGAGATCATCACAAATTTTTTAACCTTGTACTTCACCGCCATATCCGCCAGGGCCTTGGTCCCCAGGATATTGCAGGAAACCGCTTCGGAGGGGTTGCTTTCCATCATGGGCACATGCTTATAGGCCGCGGCATGGTATACCAAATCCGGCTGGAATTCCTTAAAGACGTATTCCAGCCGTTCAGCATTGGTGATATCCGCCAGGTAAGGGATGATTTTTACCAGGCTATTTTGGTCCTTTATTTCCCGTTCCAATTCATACATGGCGGATTCGGCCTGGTCCACCAACACCACCAACGAAGGGCCGTACAACACCACCTGCCTTACCAACTCCGCGCCAATCGAACCGGCAGCCCCTGAAATAAGCACCCGCTTTCCCACCAGGTCCTTTTTTACATTATCGTTATCGAGCTTGATGGATTCCCTTCCCAGGAGTTCCTCGATATTGATTTCCCTTATCTGGCTGTAGCTGAGTTCCCCCCTCACCCACTTCTCCACTGCAGGGATGGTCCGCACCTTTACTTTGTTGCGGATGCAAACATCCACCAATTCATTCTTCCTGTCCAGCGAAATATCCTTAACCGCGATTACCAATTCATCGATATGGAGGTTTTTTACCAGTGCGTCCAGTCCACCCGGGCTGCCTTCGTATATCCGTGCCCCGTCCAGTACCTTCCCGACCTTGTTCACATCATCCTCCAAAAACCCTACTACCTGCATGCGGGGGGTAGAGTTGATCACGTGGCGTGCCACAATCCCCGTTTGGCCTGCGCCAAAAATCAGGACCCTGAAATTTTTGAGGATGGCATCCTTATAATAGGAAAAAACATGCTTTACCAGCAAGCGGTAATTAAAAAGCAATAAAAACGAGGACAGGAAGGTAATGAGGACAACCGAAAAGGGAATGATATTGGATTTGTAATTATAATAATACACCAGGTTGGCCAGTCCCACCAGGAGCATGTTCAGGGCCACCATATAGAAAATACGGACACTGTCCTCCAGGCCTGTGTACCGGATGATGCCCTTGTAGCTGCTGGTGGCCAAAATGGAAAGGAGCGCACACAGGAGGTAAAGGGCAGTGCCTTCCCAATAGTTGTTGGCCGCAAAATCGGTGGTATTGAAATTGAAGCGGATAAAGTAGGCGAGTATGCAACTGAACCCGATAAAGAAGAGGTCAATGAAGATTATGACCCATCTCGGAAGGATTTTAAGGTTTTGGACAAAACTGACTATCAAGGCCTATTTTTCTTTTCTGTCTTTGAGGAACTTGCCCAGGCCCAGTGACGCACCTATTCCAATCAATATCCCAATCCCGGTAATGGGGACCGCCCCCGGGTCACCACTGGGATCGCCCGGCTGGGCAAAAAGGGCGGTTGACGCTAATACAAAAACCACAACTATAGACAGGCGGCAGCACTTCATTCAATTTACTTTTTAACAATCCTATTGGTTATCAATTTGCCCTTCCTATCGGAAACTTTCAGAAGGTAAATCCCCGGGGCATGCCCTTTGAAGTTGAAGGTGCCGATCAGGCCCCCATCAACAGGCTTCATGGACAAGGCCCCCAACTCCCTTCCCATCATATCCACGATGACCGGGTCGAGCCATTTCTTGTTGCCCAATTTAACCGTCAACACCTCATCCACCGGGTTGGGATAGAAGGATACGGGGCCCATGGGGCCATCTTCCCCCATGCCCGTAATGGCCACTGTCCTCTCAGCGGACGTAGTGCAACTGCCAAAAGACACTTCCACTTTGTAAACCCCTGATTCCACCGGGGTATATTCCTGGGCAGTTGCGCCAGGGATCAAGACACCATCCTTGTACCATTGGTTGTTGCTTTCATAGCTGGAGGACAACGTACCGTTGCCCAGGTCGGTCAGCACCACCTCGTCATAGTTGACCACTTCCGCCATTACCGGTACACGGGCGCCTTCACAGCCTGCAGGGCTAACGGCAGATACATAATATGTTTTCGACTTTTCCAGGACTGGGGTAACAAACTCATTTCCAGTTTGCCCGGCTATTGCCAACCCGCCCGTTTCGTTTTCATACCACCTGTAACTACCTCCGACAGGAGCCCCTTCCGCACTTATCACTACTGCCCCCTCTTTGCAGGAAGTGCCATTGGTTGTAGACGAAACCACCAAAGTGGGATCCAGGGTAGTGTTGACGATCGTCAACTCAAAGCGGTCCTTGTAGGAAGATTCCTCTGCCGTTACCTCGAATTCATAGGTAGGGTTGGTTTTGATGTCCACGCTTTCGCCTAATTTTTTGTCCCTCAGGAAAATATTCACGGGGGTGACGAACGATTCAAACTCTGTAAAATCCAACTGGTAAGCACCCACACTTACATCGGTGATACTGAGGTTGAGCGATTTGCTGCACTCCAACATGGGCAGGCCGTTGATGGCCAGTTTATCGCCCGTTGAAGTTACCGTGAAAAGGTTAAAAATGTCGTTATTCAATTTATAGGCATCGAGGTTCCCGTCAAACCCTTCGGTGGCCTCCTCATCAAAGTATATAATGATCTCGTCCCTTTTGGGCCCATTGCGCAGGGTGACGCGCATCAGGTCAGGTGGCGGGGATGTCCTGAAGAAGGTGGTTGTGCTCCCCGGTGCTTTCACCGCTTCGGTGGCCTGGAAGGTAGGGGCGCTGGTTGCCTTCACCCAGAAAGCCTGACCTATGGGGATATACCGCGAGCCCCCATTGGTGCCCCCCACGCCCCCTACGTAAGTGGCGTAGGTGCCTGCAATGGCACCGTTGTCTTTCATGTAAACCGTATTGTCAAGGCCGGTCTTTGTCCAACCACTGGCCGCGTCCCAGTCGATGGTAGAGGGGTAAGGGTTTCCCACCAGGTTCCAGCCATCATTGGCCAAGCCGTTACCGGCCGTAAAGGAGACCCCTGCACTGGCCACAAAATCAATGGTCCCCGCATTGATTTGGTTCCTCACCGCCCATGTTGCGTTTCCTGCCGTGGATACCGGGGGCACATTGCCCCACACGAACATGGCATAGCCACGCCCCGTGGCCAGGGTTTCCGTGTTGGAGGACACCGGGAAAAACTCATAGCCATCATTCAGGTCGGGGGTACCGCTACCGTTGGTATCGGTGGTTACCGTCTCATTGTAGCTGAACATGGAGGGGTTGGTATTGCACCCGGTGCAAGTACTTGACCCGGTGAACCCTCCCGTAATGGGGTTGAACACCTGCACCTGGGAAACGGCCGGTGCGGCCACCGGGGAGGATATATACCGGTATATCCTACCATTATCAAAGGCGGGGCTATTGCTCCCCCCTTCGATCGACATGTACCTTTGCACCGTGACGTTGCCGGTCACCTGTGCCCCGGAAGGGAGTGCGGCTATGGCCGCGTCCACCACGGCAGGTTCATCATCGGAAGACAGGAGTGTAAACACCGAAGTGCCCGAAGAGCCATCCGCATCAAATATGGTATTGGAGGACAGGGTGAGGATGCCGCGTATGTTCTGGTTGCTTTGCACCTGCACGCTCAAGGGGTTGGCATTGTTGGTGACCGTGATGTTGTTGAAGGTGGTGGTGGTGGTGCCCCCGATGCTTTGAACGGAAGAGCCGTTGAGCAGCAATGTACCGGTGCCTGCCACAAAGGTGCCGTTATTGGTAAAACTTCCTGCCACCCGCAAGGTAGGGGAAGCAGTCAATGTCCCTGTAATGGTAATGCTGCTGAAGTTGGTCGTTCCCGGTCCGGTGAAGGACGAGGTCCCGTTGAACGTTACGTTATTGGAGGCAAGGCCCCTGTTAAAGGTACCGGTATTGCTCCAGGTTCCCGAAACGCCCATGTTCACCGGGGCGTTAACGGTGCCCGTGATGTTTACGTTGTTAAAGTTAAACGGGCCGGCCCCCAGGAAGTTGGTCGTCCCACCAAAAGTCACTGTGGCGCTACCGGCATTCAGCGTGCCATTGTTGGTAAGGTCACCATTGATATTGAAGTTGGCGGAGGGGGTCAGGGTGCCTGTAACGATTATTCCCCCAAACACCGGAGGGGTGCCACCGGAAATTATTGTTGTTCCCGAAAAGGTTATATCGCTCCCGGTCAGGACCGAGGGTGCATTGCTCACCAGGTTGCCTTTCAGGTCCAATGCATGAATGCCTGAGTTAAATGTCCCGCTTGAAAACGTA
Coding sequences within:
- a CDS encoding polysaccharide biosynthesis protein; translation: MIVSFVQNLKILPRWVIIFIDLFFIGFSCILAYFIRFNFNTTDFAANNYWEGTALYLLCALLSILATSSYKGIIRYTGLEDSVRIFYMVALNMLLVGLANLVYYYNYKSNIIPFSVVLITFLSSFLLLFNYRLLVKHVFSYYKDAILKNFRVLIFGAGQTGIVARHVINSTPRMQVVGFLEDDVNKVGKVLDGARIYEGSPGGLDALVKNLHIDELVIAVKDISLDRKNELVDVCIRNKVKVRTIPAVEKWVRGELSYSQIREINIEELLGRESIKLDNDNVKKDLVGKRVLISGAAGSIGAELVRQVVLYGPSLVVLVDQAESAMYELEREIKDQNSLVKIIPYLADITNAERLEYVFKEFQPDLVYHAAAYKHVPMMESNPSEAVSCNILGTKALADMAVKYKVKKFVMISTDKAVNPTNVMGCSKRIAEIYVQSLNNHLSSTGMGNTVFVTTRFGNVLGSNGSVIPLFKKQIKEGGPVTVTHPEITRFFMTIPEACQLVLEAGTMGKGGEIFIFDMGKAIKILDLAKKMVRLSGYEPDRDVPIVFTGIREGEKLYEELLTTTENTLPTHHSKILIAKVQEYGFTEINKFVDLFHELVYDKNELKMVALMKELVPEYKSNYSRYEVLDKEPEGM
- a CDS encoding T9SS type A sorting domain-containing protein; translation: MQTGVSGGNIRVSGTRTYSSGSTIVYNGTGAQFIGNGFPSGGDVNLTINNSNNVTLSTSLDIVALRTLNLAAGNIVIGTQTLTINGTVTGVGGIVGGASSKMVIGGTGNFGTLNFSGSNQLLDLTINRTSSGMVTLGDNLEILGTLTQTEGELDLNGNTLTIGGNFARTFGAIGVDAASSIIINGSGTLPSGSAGITGASLGTLTMNRSSTTLDASASVEITNLNLTSGTLNNGAGLAIAPGGTITREQQGSMTTSPNNTTNAYNVVYNNTSPISSGPELPINTTALANLTKLGSGTLTLASGITVNGTLTFSSGTFNSGIHALDLKGNLVSNAPSVLTGSDITFSGTTIISGGTPPVFGGIIVTGTLTPSANFNINGDLTNNGTLNAGSATVTFGGTTNFLGAGPFNFNNVNITGTVNAPVNMGVSGTWSNTGTFNRGLASNNVTFNGTSSFTGPGTTNFSSITITGTLTASPTLRVAGSFTNNGTFVAGTGTLLLNGSSVQSIGGTTTTTFNNITVTNNANPLSVQVQSNQNIRGILTLSSNTIFDADGSSGTSVFTLLSSDDEPAVVDAAIAALPSGAQVTGNVTVQRYMSIEGGSNSPAFDNGRIYRYISSPVAAPAVSQVQVFNPITGGFTGSSTCTGCNTNPSMFSYNETVTTDTNGSGTPDLNDGYEFFPVSSNTETLATGRGYAMFVWGNVPPVSTAGNATWAVRNQINAGTIDFVASAGVSFTAGNGLANDGWNLVGNPYPSTIDWDAASGWTKTGLDNTVYMKDNGAIAGTYATYVGGVGGTNGGSRYIPIGQAFWVKATSAPTFQATEAVKAPGSTTTFFRTSPPPDLMRVTLRNGPKRDEIIIYFDEEATEGFDGNLDAYKLNNDIFNLFTVTSTGDKLAINGLPMLECSKSLNLSITDVSVGAYQLDFTEFESFVTPVNIFLRDKKLGESVDIKTNPTYEFEVTAEESSYKDRFELTIVNTTLDPTLVVSSTTNGTSCKEGAVVISAEGAPVGGSYRWYENETGGLAIAGQTGNEFVTPVLEKSKTYYVSAVSPAGCEGARVPVMAEVVNYDEVVLTDLGNGTLSSSYESNNQWYKDGVLIPGATAQEYTPVESGVYKVEVSFGSCTTSAERTVAITGMGEDGPMGPVSFYPNPVDEVLTVKLGNKKWLDPVIVDMMGRELGALSMKPVDGGLIGTFNFKGHAPGIYLLKVSDRKGKLITNRIVKK